The DNA segment CCCGGTATGCAGGCGGCAGCGAATCCAGGTGAAATCTGAAAAGCTCTGTTTTACGAAAACATCGGTTCTGGCTTCCTTGCCATTGTCACTCACACGCATCCTGCGCGCATCGTGTCGATCTCTGGCGATTCCCCGGGTGATGGTGTAGTGCTTCTGTGTGAAGCGACCGACGGCGAATGCTTCGTATTCCCGGTAAATCTGCTTGCTTTTCAGCATTTCATCAAGCATGGGTTGAAAAAAGGGAAGCTTACAGAAGATGAGCACACCGCTGGTTTCATAGTCGAGGCGGTGCAGCGGACGGACACAAGCATTGCTTCCTTCCGTGAGATAATGCGCCTTTACCATATTGCATACGGTATGCTCACTTTCTACACCGTCACTGTGAACCAACAGATTTGCCGGCTTGTTTACGATACAGAACAAGTCATCCTCATATAGGATTTCCACATGCTTATACCAGGGCTTCACCGTATCCTCTTCCGCTTGCAGGCTAATGCGTATGGTATCTTTCTCATGCAGTGTGTGGTTGCGGGAAATATGACGATTGTTCAGAAACACACGGCGTTCCTGATAATAAGCATAGCGCTTCTTTTTGGCGATATGGAAGTGTGTGAATAGCGCATCTGTATCCGCACACGGAATATCACGAATATACAGCTGATTGTTTTTTAGCTCAAGTTTCATAACGATACCTCATAAATTTTCGGTCAAATGAATAGAATTAACAATGTGGGTCATGCTATACTGGCATCGAGCCAGGGGAAACTGGTTGTAAAGGATGATCCATAGCAGCAATTGCTACTATGAAGATAACATAAAATAAGGAGGAAATAAACATGAAATTATTAAAATGCGCAGTATGCGGCAACATCGTCGAAATGATCGAGGACAAAGGAGTTCCTGTAATGTGCTGTGGAAAGCCGATGAATGAATTACAGGCAAATACAACAGATGGAGCATTGGAAAAGCATGTTCCGGTTGCTGAAATCGTAGACGGAAGCCTGCACGTAAAGGTTGGTTCCATGGAACACCCGATGCTGGCAGAGCATTATATCACAATGATTCTGGTAGAGGCCGGTGATATGGTTTACCGCAAAAATCTCAAGCCTGGAGAAAAACCGGAAGGAATCTTCCCGCTGGGTGATTTCAAAGGGAAAGTGCATGTTTACGAATACTGCAATCTGCACGGCTTATGGAAAACGGACATTGAGGCATAGTGAATTGCGATAAGAGAGGCACAGCTGTGCTTCTTTTTTTAGCTATCCTTGTCTGTGACCTTATATATTTTAAGTTTAGCTTCAACGGCAGATATTTTCATATTCTTTTTCACAAGATAAGGTTGCTCTTACAAAATCAGAAATAAATAAGAGATCTACAGGGGATATAGCGGAAGATGAAAAGACATTGCATAAGCAGATTCAGGAGAAATATAAGGATGAATTAAACTAATCGCTATAAAAGTAAAAAAGCAAAGGATAGAGAGATTCTTTGCTTTTTGATACGATGAAATGAATATTTTTTTATTTTGTAAGGTAGAATGACGTATGCAGAATTTTAGAGGCAAGCGCTCACTTTCCTAATGCAGTCTTTATTGATTTTTATAAATCTTTTATGAAATGTGAAGAAATCATAAGAAATATGATATACTGTTGAAAACAGGAGGTCGATTACATGTTTGTAGAAGAACGGCAGAACACAATCATGGAGGAGCTGCATGCCAATGGTAAGGTGAGGGTAAAGGATCTCAGTGAACGTTTTTCCGTCAGCGAGGATCTGATCCGTAAGGATCTCAGCGCTCTGGAGGCAAAGGGCTTGCTGAGGAAGGCATATGGCGGCGCTGTATTGATTCGTGAGAATATACATCGAAAGATCGCGGCACAACGCAAGGATGTAAACCAGGAGGAGAAGCTACATATCGCAAAAGCGGCTGTGGGACAGCTGCAGGAGGGTGATGTGGTGTTTCTGGACATTTCAACGGTCAATATCCGCATAGCGAGGGAGCTGGTGGAAAGCGGGAAGCAGGCAACCATCGTTACCAATATGCTGGAGGTTGTTTCCATTTTGGCAGACAGTGCGCTTCCTGTCATTTTTATCGGTGGCGAATTCGATTACGGACGGGACGGGTTTGTCGGGAGTCTGGCGATGGAGCAGATCATGAAATTTCGCTTTGATATCTCCTTTCTCGGCGTTGTCGGTATTGATGTGCACGATAACAGCGTCTATACATATATGGCAAATGATGGCGCCACCAAGCGTGCTATTCTGTCCAGCAGCAAGCAGGTATTTATGGTATGCGAGTCGGATAAATTTATGCAGATTGGAAATTATCGCTATGCAGGAGTGGATGAGTTTACCGGAATCATAACAGATGAAAAGCTGGATAAAGAGAATGAAAAGCTGTTGCGAAACCTGCAGCTCAAGGTACAGATTGCCAAATCGTCAGGATAAAGATGCCTGACTTTTTTATTCTTTTCTTTAAAACAATAAAAAATAATAACAAATAATAATAAAAGTGTTGACAACAGGAAAAAGCATATTATAATGAAACTGTAAACGGAGGTAGCTGTCATGGAATTAAAAAAAGCTGCGCGAATTGATTTGCTGAAGGACAGTATGCTGTCCCAGCCACGCTATGTCAGTATGGAGCAGGCAATGATTATCACAAGAACCTATCAGGAGCATGAACAGGAGCTTGTCATTTTAAAGCGGGCCCATGCTCTGCACAATGCCTTATGTGAGCTGGAAATCGGCATTGAGCCGCAGGAGCTGATTGTCGGTAACCGGACAAAGGGTGTCCGCTATGGGGTTGTTTTCCCGGAAAGCGGTATCTCCTGGGTGGATGAGGAACTGGAGACACTGCCAACACGCCCACAGGATAAATTCCTTGTACGTCCACAGGATATCCAAACCTTTCGTGAGGTTATCAAGCCATACTGGAAGGGAAAGTCCCTGGAGGATGTGCTGAAGCAGCGTTATGGTGAGGAAATCAGTGCGATTGCAACTGTTGTGAAAATCAATCAGAAGGACCATGCGCAGGGGCATATTTGTCCCAATGTAAAGGAATGGCTGGAAAAAGGACCTGCCGGTTTAAAGGAAGAAGCACAGCATCACCTGGCAGCGTGTACAAAAGAACAGCGTCCTTTTTATGAAAGCATTGTCCTTGTTATGGATGGGGTATGCAAATTCCTGATGCGCTATCACGATGAGCTGTACAGGGAAGCAAAAAAGCATGCGGAATGGAAGCAGGATATGGAAGAGGTTGCCCGGATTTGTAAAAGGCTTTCGATGCAGCCTGCCAAGACCTTTCATGAGGCAGTGCAGTCTTTATGGATTTTGTTTGTAGTACTGCATATGGAAAGCAATGCCTCTAGCTTCTCACCAGGACGTCTGGATGAAACCCTGTATCCTTATTATAAGAACGACCTGCAAGAGGGACGTATTGATGAACAGCGGGCGCTGGATATCATTGAATGCCTGTGGCTGAAATTTAATCAGATCGTCTATCTGCGCAATAAAAACAGCGCCAAATATTTTGCCGGCTTTCCCATCGGCTTTAATATCGCTGTGGGTGGACAGGATGAAAACGGAAACGATTTGTGCAATGAGCTGAGCTTTCTGTTTTTGAAGGCGCAGGAGCATATCGGATTGCCACAGCCGAATTTATCTGTACGCTTACACCGTCATAGCGGTGATGCGCTTTTAAAGCAGGCGGTGCGCGTTGTGGCAAAGGGAAGCGGTATGCCGCAGTTCTTTAACGATGAGGCGATTATTTCCGAAATGGAAAAGCTGGGCATTTCGCATAAGGATGCTATGGATTATGCCATTGTTGGCTGTGTCGAGCTGACAACGCAGGGAAATAATCTGGGCTGGAGCGATGCAGCAATGTTTAATTTGAATAAGGTGCTGGAGCTGACACTGCATCACGGGAAATGCCTGCTCAGCGGAAAGCAGCTCGGTCCGGATCTGGGTGGTCTGGATACCTACCGCAGCTATGAGGAGCTGGAAGCAGCCTTTGACGAGATGATCGATCATTTTATACAGCGTATGATTCCTGCCTGTGAGCAGGTGGAAAAGGCGCATATCGATATCCTTCCTTCTCCGTTTCTATCCAGTGTTATAGATGACTGTATGGAGCGCGGGTTGGATGTAACGCAGGGGGGCGCTCATTATAATCTGAGCGGTATTCAAATGATCCAGGTCGCAAACTTAGCAGATTCCCTGGCGGCTATCAAATGTATGGTATATGATAAGAAGTTCATAG comes from the Erysipelotrichaceae bacterium 66202529 genome and includes:
- a CDS encoding RluA family pseudouridine synthase; amino-acid sequence: MKLELKNNQLYIRDIPCADTDALFTHFHIAKKKRYAYYQERRVFLNNRHISRNHTLHEKDTIRISLQAEEDTVKPWYKHVEILYEDDLFCIVNKPANLLVHSDGVESEHTVCNMVKAHYLTEGSNACVRPLHRLDYETSGVLIFCKLPFFQPMLDEMLKSKQIYREYEAFAVGRFTQKHYTITRGIARDRHDARRMRVSDNGKEARTDVFVKQSFSDFTWIRCRLHTGRTHQIRVHLASLQHPLLSDSLYGKRDPRCARLALHAARVHIPHPLSHTTLNIECPLPEDMKRLLE
- a CDS encoding desulfoferrodoxin is translated as MKLLKCAVCGNIVEMIEDKGVPVMCCGKPMNELQANTTDGALEKHVPVAEIVDGSLHVKVGSMEHPMLAEHYITMILVEAGDMVYRKNLKPGEKPEGIFPLGDFKGKVHVYEYCNLHGLWKTDIEA
- a CDS encoding DeoR family transcriptional regulator gives rise to the protein MFVEERQNTIMEELHANGKVRVKDLSERFSVSEDLIRKDLSALEAKGLLRKAYGGAVLIRENIHRKIAAQRKDVNQEEKLHIAKAAVGQLQEGDVVFLDISTVNIRIARELVESGKQATIVTNMLEVVSILADSALPVIFIGGEFDYGRDGFVGSLAMEQIMKFRFDISFLGVVGIDVHDNSVYTYMANDGATKRAILSSSKQVFMVCESDKFMQIGNYRYAGVDEFTGIITDEKLDKENEKLLRNLQLKVQIAKSSG
- a CDS encoding formate C-acetyltransferase/glycerol dehydratase family glycyl radical enzyme — its product is MELKKAARIDLLKDSMLSQPRYVSMEQAMIITRTYQEHEQELVILKRAHALHNALCELEIGIEPQELIVGNRTKGVRYGVVFPESGISWVDEELETLPTRPQDKFLVRPQDIQTFREVIKPYWKGKSLEDVLKQRYGEEISAIATVVKINQKDHAQGHICPNVKEWLEKGPAGLKEEAQHHLAACTKEQRPFYESIVLVMDGVCKFLMRYHDELYREAKKHAEWKQDMEEVARICKRLSMQPAKTFHEAVQSLWILFVVLHMESNASSFSPGRLDETLYPYYKNDLQEGRIDEQRALDIIECLWLKFNQIVYLRNKNSAKYFAGFPIGFNIAVGGQDENGNDLCNELSFLFLKAQEHIGLPQPNLSVRLHRHSGDALLKQAVRVVAKGSGMPQFFNDEAIISEMEKLGISHKDAMDYAIVGCVELTTQGNNLGWSDAAMFNLNKVLELTLHHGKCLLSGKQLGPDLGGLDTYRSYEELEAAFDEMIDHFIQRMIPACEQVEKAHIDILPSPFLSSVIDDCMERGLDVTQGGAHYNLSGIQMIQVANLADSLAAIKCMVYDKKFIAPKELQAALEHNFEGSEILRQRLLNKVDKYGNDVEWVDALGVKWASAFRDKLRAYTNYRGGPYHTGMYTVSAHVPMGEHVGASADGRLSMTPLADGGMSAVYGRDLHGPTAVLKSVSRLSCDCTTNGGLLNMKFLPEFFQNEQGIDKFAGFLRTFVDLKIPHIQFNVVRKKDLLAAQKHPEQYSSLTVRVAGYTAYFVELARELQNEIIARTSYEGI